A genomic region of Ornithorhynchus anatinus isolate Pmale09 chromosome 7, mOrnAna1.pri.v4, whole genome shotgun sequence contains the following coding sequences:
- the YOD1 gene encoding ubiquitin thioesterase OTU1 isoform X1, with protein sequence MWRLRCKAKNGTHVLQGLSSRSRLWELERQIAAVTGIAPGEQRILVGFPPECLDLSDGEVVLGDLPLQSGDTLIVEEDKGRTKTPSPAVMKHGAPSSVRDALPVLARKVVPADNSCLFTSVFYVVEGGVLDPACAPEMRSLIAQIVASDPEFYCEAVLGKTNQEYCDWIRRDDTWGGAIEVSILSKFYQCEICVVDTQTVRIDRFGEDAGYTKRVLLIYDGIHYDPLERIFCDPDTPPLTIFSSNDDIVLAQALELADEARRKRQFTDVNRFTLRCMVCQKGLTGQAEAREHAKETGHTNFGEV encoded by the exons ATGTGGCGGCTCCGCTGCAAGGCCAAGAACGGCACGCACGTCCTGCAGGGCCTGTCGAGCCGGTCCCGGCTGTGGGAGCTGGAGAGGCAGATCGCCGCCGTCACCGGCATCGCCCCCGGGGAGCAGCGCATCCTGGTGGGCTTCCCGCCCGAGTGTCTGGACCTCAGCGACGGCGAGGTGGTCCTCGGGGACCTGCCGCTGCAGTCCG GAGATACCCTGATCGTAGAAGAGGACAAAGGCAGGACCAAGACTCCATCTCCTGCAGTCATGAAACACGGTGCTCCCAGTTCTGTCAGGGACGCTTTGCCCGTACTCGCCAGGAAAGTGGTCCCGGCAGACAATTCCTGTCTCTTCACCAGCGTGTTCTATGTGGTAGAAGGGGGAGTCCTGGACCCAGCCTGTGCCCCTGAAATGCGCAGCCTTATAGCACAGATAGTGGCCAGTGATCCCGAGTTCTACTGCGAGGCGGTCCTGGGGAAAACAAATCAAGAGTACTGTGACTGGATCCGGAGGGACGATACCTGGGGAGGCGCCATCGAGGTGTCCATTTTATCGAAGTTCTATCAATGCGAAATCTGCGTAGTGGACACCCAGACGGTCAGAATAGACCGTTTTGGGGAAGACGCCGGCTACACCAAGAGGGTCCTGCTGATTTACGACGGCATCCACTACGACCCGCTCGAGCGTATCTTCTGCGACCCGGACACCCCACCTCTGACCATCTTCTCCTCGAACGATGACATTGTTCTCGCGCAAGCGTTGGAGTTGGCCGACGAAGCTAGGAGAAAGAGGCAGTTTACCGACGTGAACAGGTTCACCCTGAGGTGCATGGTGTGCCAGAAGGGATTGACCGGCCAGGCGGAAGCAAGGGAACATGCCAAGGAGACCGGCCATACCAACTTCGGCGAAGTGTGA